Proteins from a single region of Syngnathus scovelli strain Florida chromosome 7, RoL_Ssco_1.2, whole genome shotgun sequence:
- the LOC125971782 gene encoding mediator of RNA polymerase II transcription subunit 13-like isoform X2, which yields MTSCFVPNGASLEDCHSNLFCLADLTGIKWRRFVWEGPTSSPILFPVTEEDPILCSFSRCMAADVLSVWRRHHTPGRRELWLFWWGDDPSFAELIHNELLSEEDGEWESGLSYECRTLLFKAIHNLLERCLMNRGFVRIGKWFVKPYQKDEKVINKSEHLSCAFTFFVHGDSSVCTSVEIAQHQPLQRLSEEHLSLAQQSSSPLQVILSPYGLNGSLTGQGFKMSDHPTQKLIEEWRQFYPISPNPKEIQEEKMEDGDWEDDSLAAVEVLVAGVRMVYPSCLVLLPLTDLPAVVSQGSSNTSGSTCGGAQSGQAAHRDPAMSSVTLTPPTSPEEAQTGYQPAHRWHKLSSASDGFSNNNTLHGGKIPRRLASHMVESVWQEYNINRTGNKRKFTNLTNGTCEDEADKTGLWDFVEPVHRPHCNCSRHKNPKQRPINTSGHPPSSGQPTPPAPKHKLVEKLEKGEKQQKRPQTPFHHRNSVSDEQPLEPQTPRLCLRGQEEGTYPSLHHVDTAAPPKAPTPHTHGPTADLVGSPPPPPLSPHPCDHADGDLTPSGMKNSTPIHQPFYPPSVEPCLLPQKSSSEEPPPESTPMPLPFPPPFNETLEPTVFIGSAVNPNEDSGHNPWKYFNLPRKKAAIFHTPLLPADKVRDDSGGGAGAESVVSVTELMVGSMQPLKVSQDVVKTYAQRRNTYLSCATTDGDHSGEPDPYAFDEGDEEFSFREKRDKSGVERDGSKKHKLDDGSASADEGQGPSGSKPAASTSLIHENDLAVSYSDLDKIFNSDEDELAPGAKRASAGVDDKFVSKEAKPASLDPLASISTADLHKMFPTPPSTDQQGYSPMNSGSKDSLEAGAGLTLLDSSQLNNHFKMEVEEGFCSPKPTEVKDFSFVYKPETSQPFIGCSMYAPLKTLPSQCLMPIKLPEHKCVYMRNWSIGKMELMPPVVTKDSNIPSVEPDDIQSHTPQTHTPVMSSSAPPSNSGAGILPSPATPRFSVPTPRTPRTPRTPRGPSSVQGSLKYDNSDLYSPASTSSTCRPLSSVEPATVPSVPEAHSLYVTLILSESVMNLFKDCNFDSCCVCVCNMNIRGADVGVYLKDNGEAQYPCTCGFSAVANRRFGQSAGLFLEDELDVVGRGSDAGRDTERCFEELRASAKHKSCSLKEKPPDELILLLQDQCTNPFAPMGGVEYPKLSSAPSSFVRVEERDCYNDCYMALEHGRQFMDNMSGGKVDESLVKSTCLHQWPKCKSDMNKLFSQDVLRVLLSLQPVLQDTIQKKRSVRSWGVQGPLTWQQFHKMAGRGSYGTDESPEPLPIPTFLVGYEYDFVVLSPFGLPYWEKLLLDPFGSQRDVGFVVVCPESETLLGRAKTFFKDLSAMYEACQLGQHRPICKSHPEGILKVGSTEGRSMAEQPLSDWFLKMAARDGNSEAFNKLKVFAQVCRYDLAPYLAEQSLDSSLLSQRNPATAASSQSSASSGNSNATQINSGPPPAPSGTQTMGGLSSSKPGSYAPFGAGGLQGSAAHNGPQSNPQGPGAENGATAQSSSEAPESTMERDKVGKPTDGESHAISYPPAIVVYIVDPFSYTDADREVHSSAYTLGLLRCYTEMLQFLPSRIRNAVSVQIVPCQYLLQPVHSGERHLYGQHLKSLAFSVFTQCRRPLPNSTNFKALTGFGPGLAIDTALKNPERPECLRLYTPPFILAPVKDKQTELGETFGEASQKYNILFVGYCLSHDQRWLLASCTDQHGELLESCIISIDVPNRARRKMGSARRLGLQKLWDWCLGLVQVTSLPWRVVIGRLGRMGHGELRDWSILLSRRNLQSLSKRLKETCRMCGISAADTPSILSACLVAMEPQGSFVVMPDSVSTGSVFGRSTTLNMQTSQLSTPQDTSCTHILVFPTSAMVQVNTNTSEPIDINFNPINPDGSDEIGIFELFDNDMVDPDIISILPNSPTTSPVHSPGSHYHQGGDGSKGQSADRMESHEEALNILQQPMALGYFVSTAKAGPLPDWFWSACPQAQNQCPLFLKASLHLHVSSVQSDELLHSKHSHPLDSNHTSDVLRFVLEQYNALSWLTCDPATQDRRSCLPVHFVVLTQMYNFIMNML from the exons ATGACTTCGTGCTTTGTACCAAACGGGGCCAGTTTGGAGGACTGCCACTCCAACCTCTTCTGCCTG GCTGATTTGACCGGGATAAAATGGCGACGCTTTGTGTGGGAAGGCCCCACGTCGTCGCCCATCCTCTTCCCCGTGACCGAGGAGGACCCCATCTTGTGCAGCTTCAGCCGGTGCATGGCGGCCGACGTGCTGAGCGTGTGGCGGCGGCATCACACGCCCGGTCGCCGGGAACTCTGGCTCTTCTGGTGGGGCGACGACCCCAGCTTCGCCGAGCTCATCCATAACGAACTCTTGA GCGAGGAGGACGGCGAGTGGGAAAGCGGCCTGTCCTACGAGTGTCGCACGCTCCTGTTCAAAGCCATTCACAACCTGCTGGAGCGCTGCCTCATGAACCGCGGCTTTGTACGCATCGGCAAGTGGTTTGTGAAGCCTTATCAGAAGGACGAGAAAGTCATCAATAAAAG CGAGCATCTGTCCTGCGCGTTCACATTTTTCGTGCACGGCGACAGCAGCGTGTGCACCAGCGTGGAGATTGCGCAACACCAGCCTCTGCAGCGGCTGAGCGAGGAGCACCTGAGCCTCGCCCAGCAGAGCTCCAGCCCCTTGCAAG TCATCTTGAGCCCGTACGGCTTGAACGGTTCCCTCACGGGCCAGGGCTTCAAAATGTCAGACCACCCCACGCAGAAGCTCATTGAAGAGTGGCGGCAGTTTTATCCCATCAGCCCCAATCCGAAGGAGATCCAGGAGGAGAAGATGGAGGACGGCGACTGGGAAGATGACTCCCTGGCGGCCGTGGAGGTTCTCGTTG CTGGAGTGAGGATGGTGTACCCGTCCTGTCTGGTGCTCCTCCCCCTGACAGATCTCCCCGCAGTGGTCTCTCAAGGTTCATCCAACACCTCAGGAAGCACGTGCGGCGGCGCTCAGTCAGGCCAGGCCGCTCACCGAGATCCCGCCATGTCCTCTGTCACGCTGACGCCACCAACGTCGCCGGAGGAAGCTCAGACTG GCTATCAGCCAGCACACAGGTGGCATAAATTGTCTTCTGCGTCCGACGGCTTCAGTAACAACAACACTCTTCACGGGGGGAAAATCCCTCGAAGGCTGGCCAGCCACATGGTGGAGTCCGTTTGGCAGGAGTACAACATAAACCGCACAGGGAACAA GAGGAAGTTTACAAACTTGACCAACGGGACTTGTGAGGACGAGGCAGACAAAACCGGGCTCTGGGATTTCGTGGAGCCCGTCCACAGGCCACATTGCAATTGTTCAAG GCATAAGAATCCGAAGCAGCGGCCCATCAACACCTCAGGACACCCGCCATCGTCAGGCCAGCCCACCCCGCCAGCCCCAAAGCACAAGCTGGTGGAGAAGCTGGAGAAGGGCGAGAAGCAGCAAAAGAGGCCGCAAACTCCCTTTCACCACCGCAATTCTGTGAGCGACGAGCAGCCGCTGGAGCCTCAGACGCCCAGGCTGTGCCTGCGAGGGCAGGAGGAGGGCACCTACCCCAGCCTGCACCACGTGGACACGGCCGCGCCCCCCAAAGCGCCCACGCCGCACACCCACGGTCCCACCGCCGACCTGGTGGgctcgccgccgcccccgccgctCAGCCCGCACCCGTGCGACCACGCCGACGGCGACCTGACTCCGAGCGGCATGAAGAACTCCACGCCCATTCACCAGCCCTTTTACCCGCCTTCGGTGGAGCCTTGCCTGCTGCCTCAGAAGAGCTCGTCGGAGGAGCCCCCTCCGGAGAGCACGCCCATGCCTTTACCCTTCCCCCCACCCTTTAACGAAACCTTGGAGCCCACCGTCTTTATCGGCTCCGCCGTCAACCCCAACGAAGATTCCGGACACAACCCCTGGAAGTATTTCAACCTGCCGAGGAAGAAGGCGGCCATCTTTCACACACCTCTGCTACCTGCCGACAAAGTACGAGATGACTCTGGAGGCGGCGCGGGAGCCGAAAGCGTCGTGTCTGTTACAGA GTTGATGGTGGGCTCCATGCAGCCTCTCAAAGTGTCCCAGGACGTGGTGAAGACCTACGCCCAGCGGAGGAATACATACCTGTCCTGCGCCACGACGGACGGCGACCACAGCGGCGAGCCTGACCCTTACGCCTTTGACGAAGGAGACGAGGAATTCAGTTTCAGGGAAAAGAGGGACAAGTCTGGAGTTGAGAGGGATGGGAGCAAGAAACATAAG CTGGATGACGGATCGGCTTCAGCTGATG AAGGTCAAGGTCCATCAGGCAGCAAGCCAGCCGCCTCCACCAGCCTCATCCATGAGAACGACTTGGCCGTGTCCTATAGCGACTTGGATAAAATCTTCAATTCGGATGAGGATGAGTTAGCG CCTGGAGCCAAAAGAGCCAGCGCTGGTGTAGATGACAAGTTTGTCTCGAAAGAAGCAAAGCCCGCCTCTTTGGACCCCTTGGCTTCCATCA GCACGGCAGATCTGCACAAGATGTTTCCCACCCCGCCGTCTACGGACCAGCAGGGCTACTCCCCCATGAACTCTGGCAGCAAGGACAGCCTGGAAGCGGGGGCCGGCCTCACCCTGCTGGATAGCAGCCAGCTCAACAACCATTTCAAgatggaggtggaggagggTTTCTGCAGCCCCAAGCCCACTGAAGTAAAG GACTTTTCTTTTGTGTACAAGCCGGAGACGAGTCAGCCATTTATTGGCTGCTCCATGTACGCCCCTCTGAAGACCCTGCCCAGTCAGTGTCTGATGCCCATCAAGCTGCCCGAGCACAAATGTGTGTACATGCGGAACTGGAGCATCGGCAAAATGGAGCTGATGCCACCGGTGGTGACCAAAGACAG CAACATCCCAAGCGTGGAGCCCGATGACATCCAGAGCCACACCCCTCAGACCCACACGCCCGTCATGTCCAGCAGTGCCCCTCCCAGCAACAGTGGCGCGGGCATCCTCCCGTCGCCGGCCACGCCCCGTTTCTCCGTGCCCACGCCTCGCACTCCCCGCACCCCTCGAAcgccacgcggaccctccagcgTCCAGGGCTCGCTCAAGTACGACAACTCTGACCTCTACTCCCCGGCTTCCACTTCCTCCACCTGCCGGCCGCTCAGCTCGGTGGAGCCGGCCACCGTCCCGTCCGTCCCGGAGGCGCACAGCCTCTACGTCACGCTCATCCTCTCCGAGTCGGTCATGAACCTCTTCAAGGACTGCAACTTCGACAGctgctgcgtgtgcgtgtgcaacATGAACATCCGAGGCGCCGACGTGGGCGTGTACCTGAAGGACAACGGCGAGGCCCAGTACCCCTGCACGTGCGGCTTCAGCGCCGTCGCCAATCGCCGCTTCGGCCAGTCCGCCGGGCTCTTCCTGGAGGACGAGCTGGACGTGGTCGGCCGCGGCTCGGACGCCGGCCGCGACACGGAGCGCTGCTTCGAAGAGCTGCGGGCGTCCGCCAAGCACAAGTCGTGCAGTCTGAAGGAGAAACCGCCCGACGAGCTCATTCTACTCCTCCAGGACCAGTGTACCAACCCATTTGCGCCCATGGGAGGCGTGGAGTACCCCAAACTGAGCTCCGCCCCCAGCTCCTTTGTGAGGGTGGAGGAGAGAGACTGTTATAACGACTGCTACATGGCGCTGGAGCACGGCCGGCAGTTCATGGACAACATGTCGGGAGGCAAAGTGGATGAAAGTCTCGTGAAAAGCACTTGTCTTCATCAGTGGCCAAAATGCAAAT CGGACATGAACAAGCTGTTCTCTCAGGACGTGCTGCGTGTGCTGTTGTCCCTCCAGCCTGTCTTGCAGGACACCATTCAGAAGAAGAGAAGCGTGCGCTCGTGGGGCGTTCAAGGACCCCTCACCTGGCAGCAGTTCCACAAGATGGCCGGGAGGGGGTCTTATG GTACAGACGAGTCTCCCGAGCCGCTGCCCATCCCGACATTTCTGGTGGGCTACGAGTACGACTTTGTGGTGCTGTCCCCCTTTGGCTTGCCCTACTGGGAAAAGCTGCTCCTGGATCCTTTCGGCTCCCAGAGGGATGTCGGCTTTGTCGTCGTCTGCCCAGAAAGCGAAACGCTCCTCGGCCGGGCCAAAACGTTCTTCAAAGATTTGAGCGCCATGTATGAG GCGTGCCAGCTCGGCCAGCACAGGCCCATCTGCAAAAGCCATCCCGAGGGCATCCTGAAGGTCGGCAGCACAGAAGGCAGGAGCATGGCCGAGCAGCCCCTCAGCGACTGGTTCCTCAAGATGGCCGCCAGAGACGGCAACAGCGAGGCCTTCAATAAACTCAAAGTCTTTGCTCAAGTGTGCCGCTACGATCTAG CTCCCTACCTAGCAGAGCAGTCTCTGGACAGCTCCCTCCTATCCCAGCGCAACCCAGCCACTGCCGCATCTTCTcagagctccgcctcttcaggaAACTCAAACGCCACCCAGATCAACAGCGGCCCTCCGCCCGCCCCCTCCGGCACCCAGACCATGGGTGGGTTGTCGTCGTCCAAGCCGGGCTCCTACGCCCCATTTGGAGCCGGCGGGCTGCAGGGTAGCGCGGCGCATAACGGGCCCCAGTCCAACCCACAAGGCCCGGGTGCGGAAAATGGGGCCACTGCCCAAAGCTCGAGTGAGGCACCCGAGAG CACAATGGAGAGAGACAAAGTGGGCAAGCCAACGGACGGCGAGTCGCACGCCATCTCCTACCCGCCCGCCATCGTGGTGTACATAGTGGACCCGTTCAGCTACACCGACGCCGACCGCGAGGTCCATTCCAGCGCTTACACGCTAGGCCTCTTACGCTGCTACACCGAGATGCTCCAGTTCCTTCCCAGTCGCATCAGAAACGCCGTCTCCGTGCAG ATCGTTCCGTGCCAGTACCTCCTGCAGCCGGTGCACAGCGGCGAGCGGCACCTGTACGGCCAGCACCTCAAGTCGCTCGCCTTCTCCGTCTTCACGCAATGTCGCCGGCCCCTGCCTAACTCCACCAACTTCAAAGCTCTGACGGGTTTCGGTCCTGGCCTTGCCATCGACACGGCGCTCAAAAACCCAGAG AGACCGGAGTGTCTGCGTCTGTACACGCCACCTTTCATTCTGGCCCCGGTGAAAGATAAGCAGACGGAGCTAGGCGAGACGTTCGGCGAGGCGTCGCAGAAGTACAACATCCTGTTTGTGGGCTACTGCCTGTCGCACGACCAGCGCTGGCTGCTGGCCTCCTGTACCGACCAGCACGGCGAGCTGCTGGAGAGCTGCATCATCAGCATCGACGTGCCCAACAG GGCCCGCCGGAAAATGGGCTCCGCCCgacggttgggtctgcagaagcTGTGGGATTGGTGCCTGGGCTTAGTGCAGGTGACTTCACTGCCGTGGAGGGTGGTGATTGGTCGCCTGGGGAGGATGGGCCACGGCGAGCTCAGAG ACTGGAGTATTCTGCTGAGCAGGAGGAACCTTCAGTCCCTCAGCAAACGCTTGAAAGAGACATGCCGGATGTGCGGCATCTCCGCTGCCGACACTCCCAGCATCCTTAGCGCCTGCCTGGTCGCCATGGAGCCTCAAGGTTCTTTTGTGGTCATGCCAG ATTCGGTGTCGACCGGCTCGGTGTTCGGCCGCAGCACCACGCTCAACATGCAGACGTCGCAGCTGAGCACGCCGCAAGACACGTCGTGCACGCACATCTTGGTGTTTCCCACCTCGGCCATGGTGCAGGTCAACACCAACACGTCGGAGCCCATCGACATCAACTTCAACCCCATTAATCCAG ACGGCTCTGACGAAATTGGCATCTTCGAGCTGTTCGACAACGACATGGTGGACCCCGACATCATCAGCATCCTGCCCAACTCGCCCACCACCTCCCCTGTTCACTCGCCTGGCTCGCATTACCACCAGGGCGGCGACGGAAGCAAG GGTCAGAGCGCGGATCGCATGGAGTCTCACGAGGAGGCGTTGAACATCCTGCAGCAACCCATGGCGCTGGGCTACTTCGTGTCCACTGCCAAGGCTGGACCGCTACCCGACTGGTTTTGGTCAGCCTGTCCTCAAGCTCAGAACCAGTGTCCTCTGTTCCTCAAG GCTTCTCTGCACCTGCACGTGTCCTCTGTCCAATCCGACGAGCTGTTGCACAGTAAACACTCCCATCCCCTCGACTCCAACCACACCTCAGACGTCCTCAG ATTTGTCCTGGAGCAGTACAACGCCCTCTCCTGGCTGACGTGCGACCCCGCCACTCAGGACCGCCGCTCCTGTCTGCCTGTTCACTTTGTGGTGCTGACGCAGATGTACAATTTCATCATGAACATGCTCTGA